ACAGTTGTAGGGCCACGATGCACGGGCCCACAGGACGGACTGCGGCCCCATCGCCGTGCTCAGGTAGTCGCCGGCCGCCGTGCTGAGCTCCGCAGAGTTCACCAGGGCGGGGAACGGGACGTCCTGGAACTCGGCGTGTCCGCCGGCGGCCGCCGCAAGCTGCTCGACCTGCGCGCGTACTTCCGGCAGTCGTTCCTGCGGCCAGACGCGCAGCAGGACGCCGGCGGCCGGCTGCCCGCCAGGACCTGGCTCGATCCACGTGGCGACGGACACGGATTCCTGGTTGGATGCGGCCACTTCGGGGTCCAGCAGGGCATGGAAGCCTGAGTGGTACTCGGCGAGGTTCTGCGGGAAGCCGGCCGTGCCGAGTTCCGCGACCTCGGCTGCGACGGCGGCCGCCGCGTCCTCGCCGCCCGGAAGTAGGATCCGGATCTGGTCGAGCCCGGGCAGCCCGTAGCCCGGGGACACCGCGATGGCGCCGGTGGGGAACGGGCTGCAGTGCAGCGCGTAGAACTCGCGCGGCGCGAGCCGCTGCACCAGTCCCGTGTCCAGCATCGCGCGTGCGCCCTGCAGGGGCTCCTCGGCCGGCTGGAACACGAACGCCAGCCGCCCACGTACCTGCTCGGAGCACTGGGCCATCTTCCTCGCCACGCCGACACCGATCGCGGTGTGCAGGTCGTGCCCGCACAGGTGCGCGACACCAGGGACGCGCGAGGCGAAGCCCTCGTCGTGCACCCGGCCCGAGAGCGGGAACGGCAGAACATCCCTCGTCGCGTCCACGGCGTCCATGTCCGCCCGGTACGCCACCGTCGGGCCGTTTGCAGAACCGTCGAGCACGGCGACGACCCCGTGCCCGCCGACGCCGGTCGTCACCTCCAGCCCCGCCGCACGCAACTGCTCCGCAACCAGCCCGGCTGTCTCCCGCTCCTCGCCCGCGAGTTCGGGTCGGCGATGGATCTCCCGGCGGAGCTCGATCAGTTCCTCGTCCAATGACATGAAGGAAAGATCGCGAAGCTGAGCACCGGCACGCAACCGAATTGTCGGAGCGCAGTCGCGGGAGGACACCAGCGACCGCCGAAGTCGGGCGGGGGCTCGTTGGACGTCGATGATGTCGCTCGCGGAGCCGGTATCGACGGGCCGTTCCATGCACGGCGATTTCGATGCGCGCCCTCGTGGGGGAGTGCCATGGCGGGTGCTTCCGCAGGCCGTGTACCGGCCCGGCAAGTTCACGGCCGGCTGCCCGCGCTGTGTAGAGTGGCACTACCGACGCGGGGTGGAGCAGCTCGGTAGCTCGCTGGGCTCATAACCCAGAGGTCGCAGGTTCAAATCCTGTCCCCGCTACGAGACGAAGGGTCCGGCGTACGCCGGACCCTTCCGCGTTCTCCGAACGCCCCACGCGGCTCGAACACCGTCTCGTCACTCGGCATGCGCGCCCCGCAGAATCTGAGCCAGAGCCCGAAGCACCCACACGGCCACGGGCACTCGGTTCAGGTTGCAGCCGCAGCTGCGGTGACCGTCCGGGTCAGTGGATGACTGGCTCCCAGCGCGCGGAGGCAGTCGTCCTTCAGAGCGGCCAGCATGGCCGCTGCTGCTTGCGGGCCCTGTGTCCGGCGGGCGACCAGGAACTGGTCGTACCGGGTCGCCAGCGTGCGGGGACGGGCGGGGCCGTGGAATTGCTCCTGGTCACGGAGTGCCTCCGACAGGGCTTGCAGGGCTCTTTCAGGGTCACCGGTCTCTGCCAGGAGCCTGCCGAGCTGGTGGCGGGTGCTCAGGGTGCGTGAATGCAGGCCGAGAATCCGTTCCTGGTCGCTCAAGGCCGAGTGCGCCGCACACCCTCGTCAGCCCCTCCATCCGTACGATCGCGCCCGCCCGGCTCGGACAGGACGGCCGGGGCACGCGGTCCCGTGCCTGTTCGCACGCCGCACGGGACTGCGATCAGCGTCCACGGACCCGTCCGCATCCCGTTCCGCCCGTCTCCGTCCTCTTTCCGCGGCTTCACGGCGACAAATCTGGGAATGGCTGATTCCGCCGTCCTCCGCCTCAGCGGACGTGTCGTCACACCATCAGGGCTCCGGTGGACGCCCCGGAGACACCGGTGACCGGCCTGCCCAGGCGAAACCGCCGCCCGCACCGGCCCACGGCTGCCACACCGCCGACCGCTGCTCCTCCCCAAGCCGCGGCCGCAGAGAAATCCGAAAGGTTCCGGACTGGTGTGCGGCATGGCCCGAACTCGCCTTCAATCGATGCCAGTTGAGCCCATCCGGCTGATCGGCTGTCAGTGCCGGGCGTCAACATGACTGCGACGCCGGGAACCCACCACCAGCTGGAGGACCACATGCCCTTCGTCCGTTCGTACGTGCGCTCCGACGGGACGCCGGTACGCGGACACTCCCGATGGGCGCCGGGCGCGCGCCGGGAGATGACCATCGTCGCCGCAGTCGGCCTGGCCGTGCTCGGCTACGGCAACGCCCACACCGCCGACGGCTCGGACAACACGCAGCCCACGCCGTCGGTCACCTACCCCATCCGCTTCGGCCACACCGACAGCAAGCCGCGGGCGGCCGTGCCGAGCCCGGC
This window of the Streptomyces sp. NBC_01275 genome carries:
- a CDS encoding M20 family metallopeptidase, which encodes MSLDEELIELRREIHRRPELAGEERETAGLVAEQLRAAGLEVTTGVGGHGVVAVLDGSANGPTVAYRADMDAVDATRDVLPFPLSGRVHDEGFASRVPGVAHLCGHDLHTAIGVGVARKMAQCSEQVRGRLAFVFQPAEEPLQGARAMLDTGLVQRLAPREFYALHCSPFPTGAIAVSPGYGLPGLDQIRILLPGGEDAAAAVAAEVAELGTAGFPQNLAEYHSGFHALLDPEVAASNQESVSVATWIEPGPGGQPAAGVLLRVWPQERLPEVRAQVEQLAAAAGGHAEFQDVPFPALVNSAELSTAAGDYLSTAMGPQSVLWARASWPYNCEDFALFLDEAPGAQLYLGVADADSGINGAPHSPEFAADERAIGHGVRAMTGLLTHRLAARPPARRHRSRRSRTK
- a CDS encoding tetratricopeptide repeat protein: MSDQERILGLHSRTLSTRHQLGRLLAETGDPERALQALSEALRDQEQFHGPARPRTLATRYDQFLVARRTQGPQAAAAMLAALKDDCLRALGASHPLTRTVTAAAAAT